The proteins below come from a single Notamacropus eugenii isolate mMacEug1 chromosome 7, mMacEug1.pri_v2, whole genome shotgun sequence genomic window:
- the RMDN3 gene encoding regulator of microtubule dynamics protein 3, translating into MSRPGVLGGARSGLGLVLGAAAGLGLLCAFYIHRRRRTRGHGGSWNASNSVGYTRTPEPLRPVMLLRATPGEAGDAVSVPSMPREKQEEVLNRLDFVLSSLTELRKEVEELRNSLRGLAGEIVGEVKSQMEESQRVTRRRRYPFSRERRDSTGSSSIYFSANSGAPLTEGESEGGYTTANAESDYDWETEKDSEEDEDEVSCETVKTGRRDSQDLTGDGDSLLLPVDSSGGEELLLLLRQADELHQGDKQNKQEGFQRLLNNKLAYGSRQDFLWRLARAYSDMCDLSEGMNEKKSYAQSGKEEAEAALEKGDESAESHQWYAVLCGQLAEHEGIQRRIQSGYTFKDHIDRAIALQPDNPKSHFLHGRWCYQVSHLTWLEKKTAGALFESPPSATVHDALQSFLKAEELSPGFSKAGRVYISKCYNELGNNLEAGQWMKLALELPDVTNEDVVCHKDLEELRAALEE; encoded by the exons ATGTCTAGACCGGGGGTCCTGGGGGGCGCCCGCTCCGGGCTCGGGCTGGTGCTCGGGGCCGCCGCGGGCCTCGGCCTCCTCTGTGCCTTCTACATCCACCGGCGGAGACGGACGCGCGGCCATGGCGGGAGCTGGAACGCGTCCAACTCCGTGGGCTACACCCGCACGCCGGAGCCGCTCCGCCCGG TGATGCTCTTGCGGGCAACACCAGGGGAGGCTGGTGATGCTGTGTCTGTTCCCAGCATGCCGAGGGAGAAGCAGGAGGAGGTGCTGAATCGCCTGGACTTTGTGTTGAGCAGCCTCACCGAGCTTCGGAAGGAGGTGGAAGAATTGAGGAATAGCCTTCGGGGTCTTGCTGGGGAGATTGTGGGGGAGGTCAA GTCTCAGATGGAAGAGAGCCAAAGAGTGACTCGGAGGAGGAGGTATCCATTcagcagggagaggagagactCCACTGGCTCCAGTTCCATCTACTTCAGTGCGAACTCTGGAGCACCTCtgactgaaggagagagtgaaggCGG ATATACAACAGCCAATGCAGAGTCTGACTATGACTGGGAGACAGAAAAGGACAGTGAGGAGGATGAAGATGAAGTAAGCTGTGAAACAGTGAAAACAGGACGCAGGGACTCCCAGGACCTGACCGGCGATGGGGATTCCCTCCTGCTGCCAGTGGACTCCTCGGGTGGTGAGgagctgctcctgctgctgcggCAGGCGGATGAGCTGCACCAGGGCGACAAGCAAAACAAACAGGAGGGTTTCCAGCGACTCCTCAATAACAAGCTGGCG TATGGGAGTCGACAAGACTTTCTATGGCGCCTGGCCCGGGCCTACAGTGACATGTGTGACCTCTCCGAGGGGATGAATGAGAAAAAGTCATACGCCCAAAGTG GAAAAGAAGAAGCAGAGGCTGCCTTGGAGAAAGGGGATGAGAGTGCTGAGTCTCACCAGTG GTACGCGGTACTGTGTGGTCAGCTGGCTGAGCATGAAGGCATCCAGAGGCGCATCCAGAGTGGCTATACCTTCAAG gaTCATATAGACAGAGCTATTGCCCTCCAGCCAGACAACCCCAAGTCTCACTTCCTTCATGGAAGATGGTGCTACCAG GTGTCTCATCTCACTTGGCTAGAGAAGAAGACTGCCGGAGCCTTGTTTGAGAGTCCTCCCAGTGCCACTGTCCATGATGCTCTGCAGAGTTTTCTGAAG GCAGAAGAACTAAGTCCAGGATTTTCCAAAGCTGGAAGGGTGTACATCTCTAAG TGCTACAACGAGCTAGGGAACAACTTGGAAGCTGGACAGTGGATGAAGTTGGCCCTGGAGCTGCCAGATGTCACTAATGAG gaTGTTGTCTGCCACAAGGACCTGGAGGAGCTGAGAGCAGCGTTGGAAGAGTAA